From Herbiconiux flava, one genomic window encodes:
- a CDS encoding AraC family transcriptional regulator has product MPEPHSKGHLNPGAAGVAFDRFELGPGLGELVRHVWVVRWSLPDGVELPQRVLSYPAVNVVVEPHRAVLAGPDPRLSVQRLAGAGWAVGVLFRPAAAVVLSDGPPADAVGREVPYAGGPLHEVRALLTEAPAEGARQRLVEVLRRWLLPLADGVDERGRLVNAVCRRAEEDATILRAAELAEHAGVSLRSLERLLHERVGVGPKWLVECRRLQEAATRLHAHPETPLSDLAAELGYTDYPHFSRRYAAVLGETPDETRRAGRAAR; this is encoded by the coding sequence ATGCCCGAACCGCACTCGAAGGGGCACCTGAACCCCGGCGCGGCCGGGGTCGCCTTCGACCGCTTCGAGCTCGGCCCCGGTCTCGGCGAGCTCGTGCGTCACGTCTGGGTGGTGCGCTGGAGTCTGCCCGATGGGGTGGAGCTGCCGCAGCGGGTGCTGAGCTACCCGGCGGTGAACGTGGTCGTCGAGCCGCACCGCGCGGTGCTGGCAGGGCCCGATCCGCGGCTGTCGGTGCAGCGGCTGGCCGGAGCGGGCTGGGCGGTCGGCGTGCTGTTCCGCCCTGCTGCCGCGGTGGTGCTCTCCGACGGTCCACCCGCGGACGCCGTCGGGCGGGAGGTCCCCTACGCCGGGGGTCCGCTGCACGAGGTGCGCGCGCTGCTGACGGAGGCGCCCGCCGAGGGCGCCCGGCAGCGCCTCGTCGAGGTGCTGCGCCGCTGGCTGCTGCCCCTCGCCGACGGGGTGGACGAGCGCGGCCGGCTGGTGAACGCGGTGTGCCGGCGGGCCGAGGAGGACGCCACGATCCTCCGGGCCGCCGAGCTGGCCGAGCACGCGGGGGTGTCGCTCCGCTCCCTCGAGCGGCTGCTCCACGAGCGCGTGGGCGTCGGGCCGAAGTGGCTGGTCGAGTGCCGCAGGCTGCAGGAGGCCGCGACCCGGCTGCACGCGCATCCGGAGACCCCGCTCAGCGACCTCGCGGCTGAACTCGGCTACACCGACTACCCGCACTTCTCGCGCCGCTACGCCGCGGTGCTCGGCGAGACCCCCGACGAGACGCGGCGGGCCGGCCGCGCCGCGCGCTGA
- a CDS encoding DNA-3-methyladenine glycosylase family protein, whose protein sequence is MIDSGVQGSVRIEPRGPFSLAAGIRFLEGFTPAAREEVGTETLDVAFALEGSWRTVGVSLSQDDGGTVRGRLFAERALGRSGLSAAAAQLARILALDVDGSGFADVGERDPVVGALQRRYPGLRPVAFWSWYEAGAWAIIGQRTRMTQAAALKQRMATELGETVVVDGRPQQAFPAPRVLAGLESFRGLPGPKVERLRALGSAAAANVLDSARLREMPREEALAALQELPGIGPFSAELILLRGAGDPDHAPVHEGRLALAVQHAYRLPEPPTPDELTALSAGWAPYRTWVTLLLRVALDADS, encoded by the coding sequence GTGATCGACAGCGGGGTGCAGGGGTCGGTGCGGATCGAGCCGCGCGGGCCGTTCTCGCTCGCGGCGGGCATCCGGTTCCTCGAGGGGTTCACGCCGGCGGCCCGCGAGGAGGTCGGCACCGAGACCCTCGACGTCGCGTTCGCCCTCGAGGGCTCGTGGCGCACGGTCGGCGTCTCGCTGAGCCAGGACGACGGCGGCACCGTGCGCGGCCGGCTGTTCGCGGAGCGGGCTCTCGGCCGGTCCGGGCTCTCGGCGGCCGCGGCGCAGCTGGCGCGCATCCTGGCGCTCGACGTCGACGGGAGCGGATTCGCCGACGTGGGCGAGCGCGACCCGGTCGTCGGCGCCCTGCAGCGGCGGTACCCGGGCCTGCGTCCCGTGGCGTTCTGGTCGTGGTACGAGGCGGGGGCCTGGGCGATCATCGGCCAGCGCACCCGGATGACGCAGGCGGCGGCGCTGAAGCAGCGGATGGCCACGGAGCTCGGCGAGACCGTCGTGGTCGACGGACGGCCACAGCAGGCCTTCCCGGCGCCGCGGGTGCTCGCCGGGCTGGAGTCGTTCCGCGGGCTGCCCGGGCCGAAGGTCGAGCGGCTGCGCGCACTCGGCTCGGCGGCGGCCGCGAACGTGCTCGACAGCGCGCGCCTTCGGGAGATGCCGCGCGAGGAGGCACTGGCCGCGCTGCAGGAACTGCCGGGGATCGGGCCGTTCTCGGCCGAGCTGATCCTGCTGCGGGGAGCCGGCGACCCGGATCACGCCCCGGTGCACGAGGGGCGGCTCGCGCTCGCGGTGCAGCACGCGTACCGGCTGCCGGAGCCGCCGACGCCCGACGAGCTGACCGCGCTCTCCGCGGGGTGGGCGCCCTACCGCACCTGGGTCACGCTGCTGCTGCGCGTGGCGCTCGACGCGGACTCGTAG
- a CDS encoding response regulator, producing MTTPALAHLSGGPLDDQTIPLDDGAPEELVLPYSDGQVVYSLVPDAPEAEGPATAQYRFHEVSEILNQDEYDEIRPESNL from the coding sequence ATGACTACACCCGCACTCGCGCACCTCTCCGGCGGCCCGCTCGACGACCAGACCATCCCGCTCGACGACGGAGCGCCCGAGGAGCTCGTGCTCCCCTACAGCGACGGCCAGGTCGTTTACTCCCTCGTGCCCGACGCCCCCGAGGCCGAGGGCCCCGCGACGGCGCAGTACCGCTTCCACGAGGTCTCCGAGATCCTGAACCAGGACGAGTACGACGAGATCCGCCCCGAGTCGAACCTCTGA
- the purM gene encoding phosphoribosylformylglycinamidine cyclo-ligase, with protein sequence MSNSYAAAGVDTEAGDRAVELMKAAVQRTHGPEVLGGVGGFAGMFDVSALKQFEHPLLATSTDGVGTKIAIAQALDKHDTIGQDLVGMVVDDIVVVGARPLFMTDYIACGKVVPERIATIVAGIAAACSETGTALVGGETAEHPGLMGDDDYDVAGAAVGAVEADALLGAERVRDGDVVLALESSGLHSNGYSLVRKILADASLSYSDHSADFGGVVGEVLLEPTRLYSGPLVRVLAQPALSGAIHSLSHVTGGGIAANLARVLPRGAWVEVDRSTWSPAPVFRVLSSLAGSTLESAEGTWNLGIGFFAVVSAASAAGVAAAIEAEGIRTWPVGTVSTAERAFAASDGFEQGAKGVDGGAVRLVGAYAS encoded by the coding sequence ATGAGCAACAGTTACGCCGCCGCCGGAGTCGACACCGAGGCGGGCGACCGCGCGGTCGAGCTGATGAAGGCGGCGGTGCAGCGCACCCACGGCCCCGAGGTGCTGGGCGGCGTGGGCGGGTTCGCCGGGATGTTCGACGTGTCGGCACTGAAGCAGTTCGAGCATCCGCTCCTCGCGACCTCGACCGACGGCGTCGGCACCAAGATCGCCATCGCGCAGGCCCTCGACAAGCACGACACCATCGGGCAGGACCTGGTGGGCATGGTCGTCGACGACATCGTCGTCGTGGGGGCCCGGCCGTTGTTCATGACCGACTACATCGCCTGCGGCAAGGTGGTGCCCGAGCGCATCGCCACGATCGTCGCGGGAATCGCCGCGGCCTGCTCCGAGACCGGAACGGCGCTCGTCGGGGGAGAGACGGCCGAGCATCCGGGGCTGATGGGCGATGACGACTACGACGTCGCGGGAGCCGCGGTGGGCGCGGTCGAGGCCGACGCGCTGCTCGGGGCCGAGCGGGTGCGGGACGGCGACGTGGTGCTCGCGCTGGAGTCGTCGGGGCTGCACTCGAACGGGTACTCGTTGGTGCGCAAGATCCTCGCCGACGCCTCGCTGTCCTACTCCGACCACTCGGCCGACTTCGGCGGGGTCGTCGGCGAGGTGCTGCTCGAGCCGACCCGGCTGTACTCGGGACCGCTCGTGCGGGTGCTCGCGCAGCCGGCGCTCTCGGGCGCGATCCACTCGCTCTCGCACGTGACGGGCGGCGGCATCGCGGCGAACCTGGCGCGGGTGCTGCCCCGCGGCGCCTGGGTCGAGGTCGACCGCTCGACGTGGTCGCCGGCGCCGGTGTTCCGCGTGCTGTCCTCGCTCGCGGGCTCCACGCTGGAGTCGGCGGAGGGCACCTGGAACCTCGGCATCGGCTTCTTCGCGGTCGTCTCGGCGGCCTCGGCAGCGGGCGTCGCGGCGGCCATCGAGGCGGAGGGCATCCGCACCTGGCCGGTCGGCACGGTCTCGACGGCCGAGCGCGCCTTCGCGGCCTCCGACGGCTTCGAGCAGGGCGCCAAGGGCGTCGACGGCGGCGCGGTGCGCCTCGTGGGCGCCTACGCCTCCTGA
- a CDS encoding isopenicillin N synthase family dioxygenase: MTFQVPVIDIAPYVAGGSAEERAAVARAIDAACSEVGFIQILGHGIDPVVQRGLADALDEFFALDLETKKTFRTPPGVNRGYSAPKSESLSLSLGVESASRMNDFFEAFNVGAAQSDYPGVELDAENYAENLWPVSAAPGFQPRVQAYFAEAKRVANTMTDIFADALGLPAGFFDAFTGHSLDVLRMNNYALPPGTVDLDGELTGMGEHTDYGIVTVLWADQVRGLQVLGADGSWNDVSPADGALLINLGDLTARWTNERWMSTLHRVKPPIVDGTIERRRSAAFFHDGDVDAVIATLPSCVSAEHPNLYEPVTVGEHIAAKLAGSRAGVSNAGAAREAARVLAAAAR, translated from the coding sequence GTGACGTTCCAGGTACCCGTCATCGACATCGCGCCCTACGTGGCGGGCGGCAGCGCCGAGGAGCGCGCCGCCGTCGCCCGAGCGATCGACGCCGCGTGCTCCGAGGTGGGGTTCATCCAGATCCTCGGGCACGGCATCGACCCGGTGGTGCAGCGGGGGCTCGCCGACGCGCTCGACGAGTTCTTCGCCCTCGACCTCGAGACGAAGAAGACCTTCCGCACGCCGCCCGGAGTCAACCGGGGCTACTCGGCGCCGAAGTCCGAGTCGCTGAGCCTGAGCCTCGGCGTCGAGTCGGCCAGCCGCATGAACGACTTCTTCGAGGCGTTCAACGTCGGCGCCGCGCAGAGCGACTACCCGGGCGTGGAGCTCGACGCCGAGAACTACGCCGAGAACCTCTGGCCGGTGTCTGCGGCGCCCGGTTTCCAGCCGCGCGTGCAGGCCTACTTCGCCGAGGCCAAGCGGGTGGCGAACACGATGACCGACATCTTCGCGGATGCCCTCGGCCTCCCCGCGGGCTTCTTCGACGCCTTCACGGGCCACTCGCTCGACGTGCTGCGGATGAACAACTACGCCCTCCCGCCCGGCACCGTCGACCTCGACGGCGAGCTCACCGGGATGGGCGAGCACACCGACTACGGCATCGTCACCGTGCTCTGGGCGGACCAGGTGCGCGGGCTGCAGGTGCTCGGCGCCGACGGCTCGTGGAACGACGTCAGCCCCGCCGACGGCGCCCTGCTGATCAACCTCGGCGACCTCACCGCCCGCTGGACGAACGAGCGCTGGATGTCGACCCTGCACCGAGTGAAGCCCCCGATCGTCGACGGCACGATCGAGCGCCGGCGGTCGGCCGCGTTCTTCCACGACGGCGACGTCGACGCGGTGATCGCGACGCTGCCGTCGTGCGTCTCGGCCGAGCATCCGAACCTCTACGAGCCCGTGACCGTCGGCGAGCACATCGCCGCGAAGCTCGCCGGGTCGCGGGCCGGGGTGAGCAATGCGGGGGCGGCGCGCGAGGCGGCGCGGGTGCTGGCGGCGGCGGCGCGCTGA
- a CDS encoding amidase family protein produces MDAALNEYDAYDLLGALRRREVSAVELVDEHLALIGRQNPGLLALVTVDGEGARAQAADIDRRREAGEPLGPLAGLPVTVKDSFDVRGLRTSQGRLSDSRMPADDAPAVARLRGADAVMLGKSNVPLLLADSQSANDDFGRTANPWDLTRTPGGSSGGSAAAVAAGFAAGELGSDLAGSIRIPAAWCGVFGHRPSTGTVSKRGHLPWPGGGMLEPPLSASGPLARSARDLALLMDVVAGPAEPEAGGWRLALPPSRVSGLAGTRVALWSDPELPVDAETAEAISAFAGRLEEAGCELVGLGHPPVAGAEALEFFALLQQIELANTATDAPDDPLPGIGDVWRAWERQRTVTERWSALFRGVGRPDGIDVVLAPIVPTTAPEHSEVPAARRTIDVDGQAHPSSLVGDWSRLATIGRNPATAIPVGLGRRSGLPVGAQLVGPYLGDRTTLAVAALAERAGLLLAERPPAEPRNGSTE; encoded by the coding sequence GTGGATGCAGCGCTGAACGAGTACGACGCCTACGACCTCCTGGGGGCGCTCCGGCGCCGGGAGGTGTCGGCCGTCGAGCTGGTCGACGAGCACCTCGCGCTGATCGGCCGGCAGAACCCCGGGCTCCTCGCGCTGGTGACCGTCGACGGCGAGGGCGCCAGGGCGCAGGCCGCCGACATCGACCGCCGCCGCGAGGCGGGGGAGCCGCTCGGCCCGTTGGCCGGCCTGCCCGTCACGGTCAAGGACTCCTTCGACGTGCGGGGCCTCCGCACCAGCCAGGGCCGGCTCAGCGACTCGCGGATGCCCGCCGACGACGCCCCGGCGGTGGCCCGCCTCCGCGGCGCCGACGCCGTGATGCTCGGCAAGAGCAACGTGCCGCTCCTCCTCGCCGACAGCCAGTCGGCCAACGACGACTTCGGACGCACCGCCAACCCGTGGGACCTCACCCGCACCCCCGGCGGCTCCTCCGGGGGATCGGCCGCGGCAGTGGCAGCGGGGTTCGCGGCGGGCGAGCTGGGCAGCGACCTCGCCGGCTCGATCCGCATCCCGGCCGCCTGGTGCGGCGTGTTCGGGCACCGGCCGAGCACGGGCACGGTGTCCAAGCGCGGGCACCTGCCCTGGCCGGGCGGCGGGATGCTCGAGCCCCCGCTCTCGGCGTCGGGCCCGCTCGCCCGCTCGGCACGCGACCTCGCGCTGCTGATGGACGTCGTCGCGGGCCCCGCCGAGCCGGAGGCCGGGGGCTGGCGCCTCGCGCTGCCGCCGTCCCGCGTTTCGGGCCTGGCGGGGACGCGTGTCGCGCTGTGGAGCGATCCGGAGCTGCCGGTCGACGCCGAGACGGCCGAGGCGATCAGTGCCTTCGCCGGGCGCCTCGAGGAGGCCGGCTGCGAGCTGGTCGGGCTCGGGCATCCGCCCGTCGCCGGGGCCGAGGCGCTGGAGTTCTTCGCGCTGCTGCAGCAGATCGAGCTGGCGAACACGGCGACGGATGCCCCTGACGACCCCCTTCCGGGCATCGGCGACGTGTGGCGGGCCTGGGAGAGGCAGCGAACGGTCACCGAGCGGTGGAGCGCGCTGTTCCGTGGGGTCGGACGCCCGGACGGCATCGACGTCGTGCTCGCCCCGATCGTGCCGACGACCGCTCCGGAGCACTCGGAGGTGCCCGCCGCCCGGCGCACGATCGACGTGGACGGGCAGGCGCATCCGTCGTCGCTCGTGGGCGACTGGAGTCGCCTGGCCACCATCGGCCGGAACCCCGCGACCGCGATCCCCGTCGGACTCGGCCGCCGTTCGGGCCTGCCCGTCGGCGCACAGCTCGTCGGGCCCTACCTCGGCGACCGCACCACGCTCGCGGTGGCGGCGCTCGCCGAACGGGCCGGGCTGCTGCTGGCCGAGCGGCCGCCGGCGGAGCCGCGGAATGGCAGCACGGAGTAG